The following nucleotide sequence is from Komagataeibacter medellinensis NBRC 3288.
GTATCTCGATCTGCCATGCCTGTGCATCCAGCCCGGCTTCTTCCAGCAGGCGTGAAAGCATGATGGCGATGGAATAGGGTTCCGCCCCGTTGGAACAGCCTATACTCCAGATACGCAGATGGCGCGTGACCTGCGCCCGACGTACAAGCCCGGGCATGATGGTATGTTCCAGTGCCGCGAACTGTTCGGCATAACGGAAGAAGAAGGTCTCCCCTATGGTCAGGATGGATTCCAGTTCCCGCCATTCCGCATCGCCCCGCGCACCATCAGCCAGCATGGCCAGATAGTCATGGCAGGTCTGGCAGCCGTGCAGGTGCATACGCGCACCCACCATTTCCTTCAGCAGATCGGTCTTGTCCGTATAGTAATGCAGCCCTGTGCGCCGGGTTATGGCACCCAGCAGCTTGCGCAGCCCTGCGGGCGGAAAGGCTGCGGGCGGAAACACAGGGCGTGTGCTCATGGGGCATTCTTACCGATAACGGCAGGCCCACCGCCGGGCAGATCGGCATTCTCGCTGCCCGCCCACAGGGCGGCACGCTTGCGGGCACGGAGCATGAGGCTGTCCAGCCGCATCTGTTCCTCATCATTCACGATGTCGGTCATGCGTAGCATGAAGGCCATGTTCCCATCCGCCAGTTCCAGTTCCCGCCCCGCACCCTGTGTCGCCCTCAGACCGCCGTTAATCACCGTATGCGCGCCCCCATCGGGCCGGACCACATCCAGTGCCGCATCAACCACCAGCCCCACGCTGCCCCCGCCGGGCAGGTTGCACAGCAGCAGCGGGCGGTACAGCAGATCGGTCGGCGCGCGTACGGCCTGCGCGCGCGTACCCAGCAGCACCCCCATGTCCAGCGCCGCCACCATGGCCGCCCCCAGCCTGAAACAGCCTGATATATGGGGCATTTCCATCACAAGCGGCAACAGTTCGGGCACCGGCATGCATTCGCGCACCGCCAGCCCCGTCGGCAGGCCATACAGTTGCGTGCCCACCCGGAAGATCACAAGCGGGGACACCACCGCGCGGGCTGGCCGGTATTCCCTGCGTGGCTGTGGCGTGGCGTGATCCATCGGCATGATGCAACCTGCTGTTTACCATATCCACAAGGCAGAAGTTTGCATTTAAGACAAGCCATCGCTACCTCGGTCTGGAATGCATTTCCTACAATCCGGGGAAGCTGCCCCATGGCCGGAGTCTTGTATTGATGGACAGTTCCTTTTCCAACCGCGCGCATGATGGCGCATTATCACCCAATAACAGGAACGTGGGCGGCCTGAACGTGTCGCGCATCCTGCGCGTGGCGGTATGGGCGGTGTTCTATTTCCTGTTCTATCTGGTGCAGCAGGTCTCCGAACTGGTGGCCCCGCTTGTGCTGATCCTGGGCATTGGCTGGAGTGCGCTGCCGCATATCATCGGCATTGCCAACGGGGTGGCGGGCAGTGACCCGCAGACGCGGGACATGATCGCCCATGTGGCCCACTCCATTCCCGACCATGTGGAGATGGGCTCGCACCTGCTGACCCCGTCCTCGCTTGTATTCGACGGGTTGCTGCTCATGGCGGCCGCCGCCCTGTGCGCGACACTGTCCACCATTGCCGCGCGCACCATGTAGGCCATAGTGAAAGGTTGAGGGGCAGCCCGCATGTTCCGCCTGCATGATGTCAGCTATACCTATGTCGGCAGCCGTACCGGGGGGGCTGCACTTTCGCATGTCAGCCTGGATGTGGCGCAGGGGGAATTCCGCTGGCTGCTCGGCCCGTCGGGGGCAGGCAAGTCGTCGCTGCTGTCCATCCTGTCGCTTGAGGTACATGCCACATCGGGCATGGTGGAGATACTGGGCGTGCCGGTCATGCACGCCCGGCGCGCGGCCCTCGCGCGCCTGCGCAGGCGGATCGGGGCGGTGCGGCAGGATTTCGGGCTGCTGGCCGACATGAACGTGTTCGACAACGTGGCCCTGCCGCTGCGCCTGCAGCACCGCGCGGAAGCCGAAATCCGGCACGAAGTGCATGCCATCATGAAATGGGTGGGGCTAGAAAACCGGCTGGATGCGCTGCCGCCACAGCTTTCGGGCGGCGAGCAGCAGCGCGTGGCCATTGCGCGCGCGGTGATCTACCGTCCCGGCCTGCTGGTGGCCGATGAGCCGACAAACGCACTGGATGAACGCCAGGCCGCGCGCCTGATCACCATGTTCCACCGCCTGGCGGAACTGGGCACCACCATTGTGGTCGCCACACATAATGACGCCATCGTACGCAAATACCCTGCACAGGCCATTGAACTGGCGCATGGCCACATGGTGCGGGAATATAACGGCTAATGGCACGACAGCGCTATCATGACGGGCTGGCCCTGCGCCAGGCTCTGCCGGGGCAGTTCCTGCCCTTCCTTGTCGCGGCCATGGCGTTCCTGGCGGCACTGGCGCTGGCGGGCGGACTGGCTGCCCATGGCCTTTCACAACGCTGGACCCATGGCGCGGGCGCGGTCACGACCGTGCAGGTTCCAAACCCCGATGACCCGGCCAGCGCCGATGGTGCGCCCCCCGCCACAAGCCGCATCGCGGCGGTACAGGCCATCGTGTCCGCCACACCCGCAGTTACCGCAGCACACCGCCTGAGTGCTGATGAACTGCGCGCCCTGCTCGCGCCATGGATCGAACAGACGGGCGACCCCACCCTGCCCCTGCCCGCCGTAATCGAGGTCCGTACCATGATCGGCCAGTCCCTGCCCGCCGACCTGCCGGCCCGTCTGCAGGCCAGTGCGCCGGGTGTCATGGTGGAGCATGACAGCGTATGGAGCGACCGGCTGGCGGCCCTGGCTGGCAGCCTGCAGGCCTGCGCGCTGCTGGCGGTGCTGGTGGTGATGACGGTAGCGGCGGGTGTGGTGATGGCGGCCACACGCGCGGGCCTTCAGACACGGCGGCAGGCCATCGCCCTCATCCATTCACTGGGTGCGACCGACAGCTACATTTCCGGTCGCTTCGCCACCCGCGTGGGGCTGCTGGCTCTGGGCGGGGGACTGGGGGGCAGCGTGCTGGCGTTGCCCATGCTTGTAGTCCTGTCATGGCTGGCCGCCCCGTTCAGCGCCATGGGCGATGCCCCACAGCCCGCCACCATGGACTGGCACGACCCGCAGACCTGGGCCACCATGCTGCCGCATGCGCTGCTGTGGATGCTGCTGGCGCTTCCCCCCGTTGTCTCCCTTACGGGCTGGGTCACCACGCAACTGACCGTGCGGGCATGGCTGCGCCGCCTGCCATGACACGCCTGCCATGGCCCGCCACAACCCTTACGCGCTGGCGCAGCGGGCTTGCCGCCTGCAT
It contains:
- a CDS encoding chemotaxis protein CheW, translating into MPMDHATPQPRREYRPARAVVSPLVIFRVGTQLYGLPTGLAVRECMPVPELLPLVMEMPHISGCFRLGAAMVAALDMGVLLGTRAQAVRAPTDLLYRPLLLCNLPGGGSVGLVVDAALDVVRPDGGAHTVINGGLRATQGAGRELELADGNMAFMLRMTDIVNDEEQMRLDSLMLRARKRAALWAGSENADLPGGGPAVIGKNAP
- a CDS encoding cell division ATP-binding protein FtsE, yielding MFRLHDVSYTYVGSRTGGAALSHVSLDVAQGEFRWLLGPSGAGKSSLLSILSLEVHATSGMVEILGVPVMHARRAALARLRRRIGAVRQDFGLLADMNVFDNVALPLRLQHRAEAEIRHEVHAIMKWVGLENRLDALPPQLSGGEQQRVAIARAVIYRPGLLVADEPTNALDERQAARLITMFHRLAELGTTIVVATHNDAIVRKYPAQAIELAHGHMVREYNG
- a CDS encoding cell division protein FtsX, whose amino-acid sequence is MARQRYHDGLALRQALPGQFLPFLVAAMAFLAALALAGGLAAHGLSQRWTHGAGAVTTVQVPNPDDPASADGAPPATSRIAAVQAIVSATPAVTAAHRLSADELRALLAPWIEQTGDPTLPLPAVIEVRTMIGQSLPADLPARLQASAPGVMVEHDSVWSDRLAALAGSLQACALLAVLVVMTVAAGVVMAATRAGLQTRRQAIALIHSLGATDSYISGRFATRVGLLALGGGLGGSVLALPMLVVLSWLAAPFSAMGDAPQPATMDWHDPQTWATMLPHALLWMLLALPPVVSLTGWVTTQLTVRAWLRRLP